One Lepus europaeus isolate LE1 unplaced genomic scaffold, mLepTim1.pri SCAFFOLD_260, whole genome shotgun sequence genomic window carries:
- the LOC133754640 gene encoding bcl-2-related protein A1-like, whose amino-acid sequence MSDCEFAYVHMLAQDYLLYILKTPQPGLGLSKTSRVLQNVTFSIQQEVEEALQPYLHNVPVASVETARTIFNQVMEKEFEDGVVNWGRIVTIFAFEGVLAKKLLREQAAPDVDTFKPIPYFVAEFITRRMGEWIRQNGGWENGFVKKFKHNSG is encoded by the coding sequence atgagtgactgcgagtttgcctatgtacaCATGCTGGCTCAGGACtatctgctgtatatcctgaagacgccgcagcctggactgggattgagcaagacgtccagggtgctgcagaacgtcaccttctccatccagcaagaagtggaagaggctctgcaACCGTACCTGCACAATGTGCCTGTCGCATCCGTCGAGACTGCCAGAACGATTTTCAACCAGGTGATGGAAAAAGAGTTTGAGGACGGTGTCGTCAACTGGGGTAGGATTGTGACTATATTCGCATTCGAAGGGGTCCTGGCCAAGAAGCTCCTCCGGGAGCAGGCTGCTCCGGATGTGGACACTTTTAAGCCCATCCCTTATTTTGTGGCTGAGTTCATAACGAGGAGGATGGGAGAATGGATAAGGCAAAACGGAGGCTGGGAAAATGGATTTGTAAAAAAGTTTAAACACaattctggttaa